A genomic stretch from Nitrospinota bacterium includes:
- a CDS encoding ABC transporter ATP-binding protein, translating into MAGGTRVTALKSVDMELHSGDFVTVMGPSGGGKTTLLNCIGGLDAPDEGEIFLNNRLISKMSDRELTQLRRQEIGFVFQFFNLMPTLTLWENVELPLLLSHSSKTDDKRIHTLLEYVGLQNRAQSFPAELSGGEMQRVAIARALVHQPAIILADEPTGNLDSENGTKILELMKKVSVEFQTTLVVVTHNPQIASYGNCHFEIRDGELTQKE; encoded by the coding sequence ATGGCGGGCGGCACTCGCGTCACCGCGCTCAAGAGCGTCGATATGGAATTGCACTCGGGAGACTTTGTCACCGTCATGGGACCCAGCGGCGGCGGCAAGACCACCCTGCTCAACTGCATCGGCGGGCTGGACGCGCCAGACGAAGGCGAAATATTCCTCAACAACCGTTTGATCTCGAAAATGAGCGACCGGGAATTGACGCAGTTACGCCGCCAGGAAATCGGATTCGTGTTTCAGTTTTTCAATCTCATGCCCACTTTGACCCTTTGGGAAAATGTGGAGCTTCCCCTGCTGTTAAGCCATTCCTCAAAAACTGATGACAAGAGGATTCACACGTTGCTGGAATATGTGGGGCTTCAGAACCGGGCGCAATCCTTCCCGGCGGAATTGTCCGGCGGAGAAATGCAGAGAGTCGCCATCGCCAGGGCGCTGGTGCATCAACCGGCTATCATCCTGGCAGACGAACCCACCGGCAACCTCGACTCGGAAAACGGGACCAAAATTCTGGAGTTGATGAAAAAGGTATCGGTCGAATTTCAAACCACACTTGTAGTGGTCACACACAACCCGCAAATCGCTTCCTACGGAAATTGTCATTTTGAAATCCGCGATGGGGAATTGACCCAAAAAGAATGA
- a CDS encoding FtsX-like permease family protein: MNFLFYFKDLFTALILRPLLRDPFRTGVTILGVAIGVAVFLSIRLTNAQTMLSFQESVDLVLGKSNAVIHAEGMSFDENHFKKLLTLREWIKVYPVIEGYGVESSTGEVVEILGTDLLQDSGIRDFSLKTVEPDLKGLLPIILDPKGIVLPEKFIPVTRFQPGDSIRFLVNGQPRDLKVTAVLENKGIAKALNGNFAMMDIAAAQLALNKLGKLDRIDVEFLKDTDFDRMQAKIATVLPDFLNIDRPDRKNKQVEKMLRAFQYNLTALSFVALLVALYLIYNMIALSVVRRRMEIGTLRALGATPTLIAVIFFLEAGIIGTAGSFLGIGLGYYFAQFSLDAVTLTINNLYAPSYVTEVDFHWQKMWPYVVLGIGLSLVSALIPAYDAAKTSPTLVMRRGSYDLKLFRGNRKLNLSALLTILLSAGCTQLPAINNFPYFGFLSVFLLILGLSLLSPSALLLARRLLHGSCKKLFGGEGLLASMNLSQNVGRNSLAVSSLAIAFMMVISMSIMVHSFRTTVIVWIGQTLRADLFVRIAGGRDIDYQYTLPSDRVKQLKQIAGVAAIDQFRAIDISYNDKPVVLATGDFSVLSQFGNLVIKTGPPAQELDRWMVGHNRAIVSEAFSLKHKVKTGDRLHLTTPGGPLDVEIIAVYFDYSRERGYIILDRTTFLKYYQDPAINSFIIYLADKNQLTNVRKNVLNTIGKDYQLVIRSNAELKKDVLDVFDRTFAITYALEIIAIGVAVLGLFNTLISLILERKREVGILRFLGAFKDQVKRVVLIEAGILGLIGSGMGLIAGVIVSYILIFVINKQSFGWTIQVHFPYLFILLTTLLFWVVSTSAGLYPARLAAKLNPKEAVRVE, encoded by the coding sequence ATGAACTTTCTTTTTTATTTCAAGGATCTGTTCACCGCCCTCATCCTGCGCCCTCTCCTGCGCGATCCGTTTCGCACCGGCGTCACTATTCTGGGCGTGGCCATTGGCGTCGCGGTATTCTTAAGCATCCGTCTCACCAATGCGCAAACCATGCTTTCGTTTCAGGAAAGCGTCGATCTCGTTCTTGGAAAATCCAACGCAGTGATCCATGCCGAGGGCATGAGTTTTGACGAAAATCATTTCAAAAAACTCCTCACTCTAAGAGAATGGATCAAAGTCTACCCGGTGATAGAAGGTTACGGCGTGGAATCCAGCACGGGCGAAGTTGTAGAGATCCTCGGAACCGATCTATTGCAGGACAGCGGCATTCGCGATTTTTCCCTCAAGACGGTAGAGCCGGACTTGAAAGGCCTGCTCCCCATCATCCTGGACCCCAAAGGCATCGTCCTGCCGGAAAAATTCATCCCCGTAACCCGGTTTCAGCCGGGCGACAGTATTCGGTTCCTGGTCAACGGCCAACCTCGAGACTTGAAAGTTACAGCCGTGTTGGAAAATAAAGGCATCGCAAAAGCGTTAAACGGCAATTTCGCCATGATGGATATCGCCGCCGCTCAGTTGGCTTTGAACAAATTGGGCAAGCTCGACCGTATCGACGTGGAGTTCCTTAAAGACACCGATTTTGACCGCATGCAAGCAAAGATCGCCACAGTACTGCCGGATTTTCTCAACATCGACCGCCCGGACAGAAAAAACAAACAGGTGGAAAAAATGCTCAGGGCGTTCCAGTACAACCTGACGGCATTGAGCTTCGTCGCCCTGCTCGTCGCGCTTTATCTGATCTACAACATGATCGCCCTGTCCGTCGTCCGCCGCCGCATGGAAATCGGCACGCTTCGGGCCTTGGGAGCGACACCTACGCTTATAGCCGTCATCTTTTTTCTGGAAGCCGGGATCATCGGTACGGCGGGATCGTTTCTGGGAATCGGGCTCGGGTATTATTTCGCCCAGTTTTCACTGGACGCGGTCACGCTCACGATCAACAACCTGTATGCGCCCAGCTACGTGACAGAAGTGGATTTCCACTGGCAAAAAATGTGGCCTTATGTCGTTTTAGGCATCGGGCTCTCTCTGGTTTCGGCTCTCATTCCGGCTTACGATGCGGCCAAAACATCGCCCACCCTGGTGATGCGCCGTGGCAGTTACGATCTCAAACTGTTTCGCGGCAACCGCAAGCTGAATCTGTCTGCGCTCCTGACGATACTTCTGTCCGCCGGGTGTACGCAATTGCCGGCCATCAATAATTTCCCCTATTTCGGGTTTCTGTCGGTCTTCCTGCTCATTCTGGGGTTGTCCCTGCTGTCGCCCTCGGCGCTTCTTCTGGCCCGTCGCCTCCTGCATGGATCGTGCAAAAAGTTATTTGGCGGCGAAGGTCTGCTCGCCAGCATGAACCTCTCGCAAAATGTCGGACGCAACTCGCTGGCGGTTTCGTCTCTGGCCATTGCCTTCATGATGGTCATCAGCATGTCGATCATGGTTCACAGTTTCAGAACAACGGTAATCGTCTGGATCGGCCAGACGTTACGGGCGGATCTGTTTGTCCGCATCGCCGGGGGCCGTGACATCGATTACCAGTACACCCTGCCCTCGGATCGCGTGAAGCAACTGAAACAGATTGCGGGAGTCGCCGCGATCGACCAATTCCGGGCCATCGATATTTCATACAACGACAAGCCCGTGGTTTTAGCGACAGGGGATTTCTCGGTGCTTTCGCAATTTGGAAACCTGGTGATCAAAACCGGCCCCCCAGCGCAGGAACTGGACCGCTGGATGGTCGGACACAACCGGGCCATCGTCTCCGAAGCGTTTTCTCTCAAGCACAAGGTGAAGACAGGAGACCGTTTACACCTGACAACACCGGGCGGCCCGCTGGATGTTGAGATTATCGCTGTGTATTTCGATTACTCCCGCGAACGCGGCTACATCATCCTCGATCGGACGACGTTTCTGAAATATTACCAGGACCCGGCCATCAACAGCTTTATCATTTATCTTGCGGATAAAAACCAGCTCACAAACGTTCGTAAAAACGTGTTGAACACCATCGGCAAAGATTATCAACTCGTCATCCGCTCGAATGCGGAACTGAAAAAAGACGTTCTTGACGTGTTCGACCGAACCTTCGCCATCACCTACGCCCTGGAAATCATCGCCATTGGCGTTGCGGTATTGGGTCTTTTCAACACCCTGATATCTCTCATTCTGGAGCGCAAGCGCGAGGTTGGAATTTTGCGCTTTCTGGGCGCGTTTAAAGATCAGGTCAAGCGCGTGGTGTTGATCGAGGCGGGGATATTAGGTTTGATCGGGTCGGGCATGGGTTTGATCGCAGGGGTGATCGTTTCCTACATCCTGATCTTTGTCATCAACAAGCAGTCCTTCGGCTGGACCATTCAGGTGCATTTCCCTTATCTGTTTATCCTTCTCACCACCCTCCTCTTTTGGGTAGTTTCCACATCCGCCGGGCTGTATCCTGCCCGTCTCGCCGCCAAACTCAACCCGAAAGAAGCCGTGCGGGTGGAATAA
- a CDS encoding MFS transporter, with amino-acid sequence MLGFSDQQKSALHLTWVAFFLTFVAWFNMAPFNTTIMKQVGLSLDQIEILMICNVALTIPARIIIGVLVDRHGPRKVFCGLLLFAASVCFYFATSTQFFEFLIARLLMGIVGAGFVVGIKMIAEWFPPEKMGIAQGIYAGWGNFGAAAAAFSLPVVALLFPEEMGWRAATAFSGLLCLIWAGVYWKWAVEIPDRGRDFKVSLIHSIEVTSRKDLILQIVLMLPVYGSLLALVWKLSALSSPLFSQDVTLLLYAGVSGIFFLNLVESLRVNLPNLKRAIPKEEHYEFRQIFILSLVYALTFGAELAVVSMFPQFLETTFGLSVATAGILGSSFAVMNLITRPSGGWLSDLLGRRQTLAVLVLGALAGFWAMGEINASWHLGWVILLAITCSVFLQAGNGACFAAVPLIRKDLTGKMAGMAGAYGNVGAVFFLTAYSLVSAQDFFRIIGGYAIVVCLCLLLLQSFKKLHVSYQ; translated from the coding sequence ATGCTTGGATTCAGTGATCAGCAGAAAAGCGCCCTGCATTTGACGTGGGTCGCTTTTTTTTTGACCTTCGTGGCCTGGTTCAACATGGCCCCGTTCAACACCACGATCATGAAGCAGGTGGGCCTGTCGTTGGATCAGATCGAAATCCTGATGATCTGCAATGTGGCTCTGACGATACCCGCAAGGATCATCATCGGCGTCCTGGTCGACCGTCACGGGCCGAGAAAGGTGTTCTGTGGTCTGCTGCTGTTTGCTGCCTCAGTTTGTTTTTATTTTGCCACGTCCACCCAGTTTTTTGAGTTTCTGATTGCCCGTCTGCTGATGGGCATCGTGGGCGCTGGCTTTGTGGTCGGAATCAAAATGATCGCCGAATGGTTTCCGCCGGAAAAAATGGGAATCGCCCAGGGGATTTATGCCGGATGGGGAAATTTTGGAGCCGCCGCCGCGGCATTTTCCCTGCCTGTCGTTGCGCTGTTGTTTCCCGAAGAAATGGGTTGGCGGGCGGCTACGGCATTTTCCGGCTTGTTGTGTCTGATCTGGGCCGGGGTCTACTGGAAATGGGCTGTAGAAATTCCCGACCGCGGGCGCGATTTCAAGGTCAGCCTGATTCACTCCATTGAGGTGACGTCCCGCAAGGATCTAATTTTACAGATCGTATTGATGCTTCCTGTTTACGGTTCCCTCCTGGCTCTGGTGTGGAAATTATCCGCGCTGTCGTCGCCGCTATTTTCACAGGACGTCACCCTGCTGCTTTATGCCGGTGTCAGCGGAATTTTCTTCTTGAATTTGGTAGAGTCCCTCCGCGTTAATTTGCCGAACCTTAAACGAGCCATCCCCAAAGAAGAACACTACGAATTCCGGCAGATATTTATTCTAAGTCTGGTTTACGCGCTGACTTTTGGAGCGGAGTTGGCCGTGGTTTCCATGTTTCCGCAATTTTTGGAAACCACCTTTGGTCTTTCAGTGGCCACTGCCGGTATTTTGGGTTCGAGCTTTGCGGTGATGAACCTGATCACCCGGCCCAGCGGCGGTTGGTTGTCCGACCTGCTTGGAAGAAGGCAGACCTTGGCGGTTTTAGTTCTTGGAGCCCTGGCAGGCTTTTGGGCTATGGGGGAAATAAACGCCAGCTGGCACCTGGGGTGGGTGATTCTGCTGGCGATTACCTGTTCGGTATTTCTGCAGGCGGGAAACGGAGCCTGCTTTGCCGCCGTGCCGCTCATCCGCAAAGACCTGACGGGAAAAATGGCGGGCATGGCCGGGGCTTATGGAAATGTCGGGGCGGTGTTCTTTTTAACCGCCTACAGTCTGGTGAGTGCCCAGGATTTTTTTAGAATCATCGGCGGCTACGCAATTGTGGTTTGTTTGTGCCTGTTGCTTTTGCAATCCTTCAAGAAATTGCACGTTTCCTACCAGTAA